The sequence GGCACGCCGAACATCTGCGGCATCGCACCCGACTTCTTCAGCGCCGCGATGCCGCGGTCGACCAGCGGCTGGATGCCGGCGTTGCAGGGGTTGAGCGTTGAATGGGTGTTGGCCACGCCGACGATCGGCTTGGTGAAGTCGCCATCGCCGAAGCCCACCGCGCGCAGCATCGCGCGGTTCGGGCTGCGGGCGACGCCCGCGGTGATCAGTTTCGAGCGCCAGTTCTCAGCCATCGGGGTAGTCCTCTTTCGCTGTTGCGTGCTGCACGGCCAGGTGCGTGCATGAGGCCGGATGATAGCAGCGCGTACCTCGGTGCCGGCATGCGCGTAGTACCCCGGCGCAGCATCCGCGTCGGCAGTGGCGATGGCGGTGGGATACCATCGCTGCATGTTCGTCTTTCCGGATTTCGACCCGATCGCCATTCAGGTCGGCCCCCTTGCAATCCGCTGGTACGGGCTGATGTACCTGCTCGCGTTCGGGCTGTTCCTCGGCCTGGGCAAGCAGCGGGCGAAGGCCGAGCCGCGCTGGGGCATCGCGCCGTCGCAGGTCGACGATCTGCTCTTCTACGGCGTGCTGGGCGTGGTGCTCGGTGGTCGGCTCGGTTACATCCTGTTCTACAAGCCGGGCGAGTATCTGGCCGACCCGATCAGCGTTCTCTACGTGTGGCAGGGCGGCATGTCGTTTCATGGCGGCCTGTGCGGCGTGCTGGTGGCAACCTGGCTGTATGCCCGATCGATCGGCATGCGCTGGCTGCAGGTCACCGATTTCGTCGCGCCGCTGGTGCCGCTGGGCCTGGCCGCAGGCCGGATGGGCAACTTCATCAACGGCGAGTTGTGGGGGCGTCCGACCGACGTGCCGTGGGGGATGGTTTTCCCGCATGTCGACCATCTGGCGCGCCATCCGTCGCAGCTCTACCAGTTCGCGCTGGAGGGCGTGGCGCTGTATGCAGTGCTGGCGTGGCTGTCGCGCAAGCCGCAGCCGTGCGGCCTGGTGTCCGGCATGTTCCTCGCCGGCTATGCGCTGTTCCGGTTCCTTGCCGAGTTCGCGCGCGAGCCCGATGCGTTCCTCGGCACGCTCGGCTTCGGGCTGACCATGGGACAGTGGCTCAGCCTGCCGATGGCAGCCGTGGGCATCGCGATGGTCGCGGTGGCAATGCGCCGGCCCGGCGAACCGGCCAAGCCTTAGTCAGACCGGCGCCCGGCCGGCACGAGTCACTGCAGCGAGCTGGCCGCCGGGGCTGCCGTGGGTTCCATCGCGGCGGCCCGGTCGGACAGCCGTCGGAAGTTTTCCAGAGACAGCAGGTGCGAGTAGAGGCGTGCGAGCACGCCCTTGCGGGCGAGTTCGATCAGCTTTTCCGGGTCCAGTTCGTTCAGCTTGTTCTCGTTCACGCGATACATGCCGGTGAGCTGCAGGGTGGCGCCAGTCGAGAGCGAGGCCTGCATGTTGAACGGCTCGAGCAACCCCAGACCGGCGACGAGCTTGCACAACTCTTCACTGCGCACCAGGTCGGTCTCGTACTCCTGCAGCAGTTTTTCGAGCGCCTGCCATTCGGCGGTCGCGGTGCCGGTCGTGTCGAACAGCGCGTCGCCGTTCGGCACCACCGCGCGCTTCGCCACGCACACCACGCGCTCGTCGCGCTGCGCGTTGTCCACCGTCACCTTGGCCATGCAGAACGGAT comes from Rhodocyclaceae bacterium and encodes:
- a CDS encoding SapC family protein; the protein is MQITPPFAYPEIDTLKKTDRVVLPKPGNTPAFCHDLHVIPVSYTEIPVAQRDYPIVFVSADNGATFMTMAILGLKAKQNLFVSPLGWDPSAYLPAYVRRYPFCMAKVTVDNAQRDERVVCVAKRAVVPNGDALFDTTGTATAEWQALEKLLQEYETDLVRSEELCKLVAGLGLLEPFNMQASLSTGATLQLTGMYRVNENKLNELDPEKLIELARKGVLARLYSHLLSLENFRRLSDRAAAMEPTAAPAASSLQ
- a CDS encoding prolipoprotein diacylglyceryl transferase; protein product: MFVFPDFDPIAIQVGPLAIRWYGLMYLLAFGLFLGLGKQRAKAEPRWGIAPSQVDDLLFYGVLGVVLGGRLGYILFYKPGEYLADPISVLYVWQGGMSFHGGLCGVLVATWLYARSIGMRWLQVTDFVAPLVPLGLAAGRMGNFINGELWGRPTDVPWGMVFPHVDHLARHPSQLYQFALEGVALYAVLAWLSRKPQPCGLVSGMFLAGYALFRFLAEFAREPDAFLGTLGFGLTMGQWLSLPMAAVGIAMVAVAMRRPGEPAKP